In Carya illinoinensis cultivar Pawnee chromosome 16, C.illinoinensisPawnee_v1, whole genome shotgun sequence, a single window of DNA contains:
- the LOC122299096 gene encoding WD repeat-containing protein 26 homolog, producing MGGIEDNEPPLKRTKICLAESNSLLKDLSHMQPVACSMGYSMARPLPSHGDEETIGSKGIIKRSEFIKIITRALYSLGYDKSGALLEEESGITLHSSVFNLLMQRVNDGKWNECVAMLHTIGVLDEKTVKSTSFLILEQKFLEHLKMEKVTDALDTLRNEIVPLCVNVSRVHELAACIVAPSQYVRLGLSSQDIDVVKSRSNILETLQKVLPAAVMTPEKRLEHLVEQALDVQRDACIFHNTLDSDLSLYSDHHCGKNQIPSQTLQILQEHTDEVWFLEFSHDGKYLASSSKDQSAIIWEVKEDGRVSLKHKLTGHQKPVLMVSWGPNDRQLLTCGLEEVIKRWDVISGECLLVYEKNNVGLISCGWFPDGRGIFSGMTDKSICLWDLDGRELECWKGQQTLRISDMAVTDDGKRIISICKETSILLLDREAKFERLVEEEEAITSFSLSKDNKFLLVNLINQEIHLWSIEGDLKVVAKYKGHKCSRFVIRSCLGGFEQAFIASGSEDSQVYIWHRGSEELLQALLGHSGAVNCVSWNPTNLYMLASASDDHTIRIWGLDELNLTRRDSHSNGITCCSNGRI from the exons ATGGGAGGTATAGAGGACAATGAACCGCCATTGAAACGCACAAAAATTTGTTTGGCTGAATCAAATAGCTTATTGAAAGACTTATCTCATATGCAGCCCGTAGCTTGCTCTATGGGATATTCAATGGCTAGGCCTCTACCCTCACATGGGGATGAAGAAACTATTGGTTCGAAAGGAATTATCAAACGAtcagaattcatcaaaattataaCTAGGGCATTGTATTCACTTGGATATGATAAGAGTGGGGCCCTTTTAGAGGAAGAGTCAGGTATAACATTGCACTCATCAGTATTTAATTTGCTTATGCAGCGAGTGAATGATGGAAAATGGAATGAATGTGTGGCTATGCTGCATACAATTGGTGTCTTGGATGAGAAAACTGTGAAATCAACATCTTTCCTGATATTGGAGCAGAAGTTCCTCGAGCATctgaaaatggaaaaagtaaccGATGCTTTAGATACTTTACGGAATGAGATTGTACCTCTCTGTGTTAATGTGAGTCGAGTTCATGAGCTTGCTGCCTGCATTGTCGCACCTTCACAGTATGTAAGACTTGGGCTTTCCAGTCAAGATATTGATGTTGTAAAGTCACGGTCAAATATTTTGGAGACACTGCAGAAGGTGCTTCCTGCAGCAGTAATGACACCTGAAAAAAGGTTAGAACATCTAGTTGAACAGGCTCTTGATGTGCAGCGAGATGCTTGTATATTTCACAACACTTTGGATAGTGATTTGTCTTTGTACTCGGATCATCATTGTGGGAAAAACCAAATTCCTTCTCAAACGTTACAG ATACTTCAAGAACATACTGATGAAGTTTGGTTTTTGGAATTTTCACATGATGGGAAATATTTAGCTTCATCATCGAAAGATCAATCAGCAATTATATGGGAG GTTAAAGAGGATGGTCGTGTTTCATTGAAGCATAAACTAACTGGCCACCAGAAGCCAGTGTTGATGGTGTCATGGGGTCCGAATGATCGCCAGCTCCTCACGTGTGGACTGGAGGAGGTCATTAAACGTTGGGATGTCATATCTGGAGAATGCCTCCTTGTTTATGAGAAAAACAATGTTGGCCTGATTTCTTGTGGATGGTTCCCTGATGGTAGAGGGATATTCTCTGGTATGACTGACAAGAGTATCTGCCTCTGGGATTTGGATGGAAGAGAGCTGGAATGTTGGAAAGGGCAGCAAACACTCAGGATATCAGACATGGCTGTAACTGATGATGGAAAGAGGATCATAAGCATATGCAAAGAAACCTCAATATTATTGCTTGACAGGGAGGCAAAATTTGAGAGATTGGTTGAAGAGGAGGAAGCAATTACTTCGTTCTCCTTGTCAAAGGACAATAAATTCCTACTGGTCAATCTTATAAATCAAGAAATTCATCTTTGGAGTATAGAGGGTGATCTAAAGGTTGTGGCAAAGTACAAAGGTCACAAGTGTTCCAGATTTGTCATTAGATCTTGTTTGGGTGGATTTGAGCAAGCCTTTATTGCCAGCGGGAGTGAGGATTCACAG GTGTATATATGGCACAGAGGTTCTGAGGAACTCCTACAGGCATTGCTAGGGCATTCGGGAGCTGTTAATTGTGTGAGCTGGAATCCTACAAATCTTTACATGTTGGCTTCCGCCAGCGATGATCATACTATTCGAATATGGGGTTTAGATGAGCTCAACTTGACACGCCGAGACTCGCATAGTAATGGCATCACTTGTTGCTCGAATGGAAGAATTTGA